AACGAAAGGCACTAAGTGTACGTTCAATAAAAAAACGGAATCTTAGCAAACCATATCTACCTAATAATGCGTATTTTATTGGGTACCTAACCTATCGAAAACAGCAGAATCGGTTTCGGCAGGAGTTTGAAAACCGATTCAAAGGAGATTTTAAACGGTACTTGTCTTACTTAAAAAAGACCTATCCATCTTTATAACTGGAGCCCCGTATTCGGGCATTTGGTAGTATGAAGAAGTTATTGATCAGCATTGGTATTCTTTCGGTCCTGAGCACTGGCTTTATGGCGTTAAACACCTATCGCCGTGTTGTCAATACGAGTTTTGGCCCCGGTGAACACCTCGAATATCGAGTCCATTATGGTTTTCTGAACGCGGCAGAAGCCATTGTCGACGTTAGCCCAACTTTATACAAAGTCAATGATCGCCCTTGCTACCGCGTGAATGTCGACGGCCGAACCGTAGGGGCATTCGATCTGGTTACGCGCATCCGGGACACTTGGCGCTCATACATCGACACAGCCGCCATTCTTCCCCAGAAATTTTATACGAATCTTCAGGAAAACAATTACCGGAAAGAGGAAAATATTACGTTTAATCACGAAACGAATACGGTAAAAGCCGAAGAGCGCACCGAAAAAGATGTGTTTAAAGTGCCTGATAACGTACACGACCTAATCAGCGGCTATTACTTCCTGCGAACGATCGATTTCAACCGAATTGGCAATGGGCAGGTTCTTGAAGTACCTGCTTTTTACGACGACACGGTTTACAATATGAAGGTTCGGTATCGTGGTAAAGCGGTCATCAAAACCAAACAAGGTAAGATCAATGTTATCAAACTAAACCCGGTTCTGCCCTCCAACAAGCTTTTTAAAGAAGAAGAGTCTATTCGCATCTTCGTTTCCGACGATGCGAATAAAGTACCGGTAAAAGTAGAAGTTGATTTCTGGGTTGGCGCAATGGTTATGGATTTGCGTCAGAACAGTGGCCTGAAACAGCCTCTTAAATTCTTCTGATTGTATTACTGTTCAAGCACATGAAAGCCCTGCCTATTGATACAGTCAGGGCTTTCATGTGCTTGAACAGCACGATTATTTTACCTCTACTTCATTTTTAACACCTAAAGCCAGCCATCAACAAATCACCGGCTTGGCCGCTTGGCTATTTTTATCAGAATGGGTACGCACGTACCGGTTGGGCATTCACATGCCTGTATATCAACCGAGGTTTCGGCATAACAATCCGTTTCATTGTAGACCCGTATCCAATAAATACCTGGCGACTGGATTGGACTCAGTATGCCATTTACAGGCAACAGTGTTTTACCCGACGTTACCGCTACCCCCGCATCGAATGAGCTACCTTGTACCAATTCATAGGTCAATGGTCCTACTGTTGTATTGGAGATATTATCTAAAACAATCGTGTATGATCCTGGTCCACTGCAGTTGGAATAAATGTTTCCAATCGTTGGCAATGGATTCACTGTGACTGTACCCTCAGCCGTTGCCGTACAACCGCTACTAGTACCCACAACGGCTGTATATACCGTATTGCCGACGGGCGTAATCGCAAACATACCCGTTGTGTTCACCGTATTATCGGGTAACAATGTATAGCTACTACCACCCGTAGCGGTTAAGCTAATGGTTTGCCCACTACAGAGTGTAACGCTACTCAGTGTAGCAACAGGTAACGAATTTACCGTCACGGTCCCTGTTGCACTAGCTATACAGCCACTTGCGTTGCCCACAATTACCGTATAGGAAGCTTGGGTAGTGGGGCTTACTGTAAACTCGCCAGTACTATTTACTACATTATTGGGAAGAAGGGTGTAACTGGTTCCGCCTGTAGCGGTCAGACTGGCCGACTGGCCGTTGCAAATCGTCGCACTATTTAACGTAGCTGTTGGTTGGGGGTTTACCGTAACACTTGCGACGGCGGATGTGACGCTGTTGCCAATGGTACAGGTTGCCGTGTACGTCAATACCGTAGGGCTGGTGATATTGATAAGCCCAGCCGTTGAAACCGTTACCGATGTACCACTGTCAGGGGTGGTTCCGGCCGACCAGTTGATCTGACCTGTAGCGCACCCACTGGCGGTAAGGGTGGCCGGTTGACCAGCGCAAACGACTGCGAATGTCACCTGAACATCAGCCGCTACCGTACAACTTGACGGTGGCGTATACGTCAGGCTAAATACCTGTCCTGCATAGCTTGCACTCAGCGAATGAGGCCCTGATCCCGATGAAAAGCCACTCAACGAGAAGGGTACAGAAATATCACCCACAGTTATGGGTACATTTGTCGTTACATTCCCATCGGTCAGAATAGCGGTATCGGTTATCGAATTACTGAGCGACATTATGCCGGTAAGTGTATACTCGTTGGTGAGTGTATTACACGTACCAGGGGTTACGGCCAGTCCGATCGTTGGTATACAGTTATTATAAGGCAGGAAAGCCGGAACGATCTCATAACAATACGGTCCGTTGTACACAATGACAGAATAACTGGTACCACTGCTGCTAACGGGATTAGCTAACCCGGTATAGCTAACACTGCCACTTACTACCGTACGGCTGTTACCAACTGCAGTATAGGCAGGCGGAATAGCGGTGGTATACAAAAAGGTTTTATCCCCATTAATTATACCACTAACAATAATCTGCGCATCGCTATTGGCGGTTATACTACTGACCGGGCAAGTGGCTGCGGTTACGGATACACTGGCTATGGAGGTCGGTAGGCAGTAAAAACCGACGTCGAAACTATGATCTACAGTGCCACTATAGCTGGTTGTTATACTAATTGTCGGTGCTGTAAAGCTGGCGAATGGGGTTATCTGGGCATCTGAGTCGTTCAGATCATTTCGATTGCCCCCAGCTGCATTGGCCACAGTCAGATGATACCTTCCACCACCCGCCGTCAGTAACGTATCTACAAACTGCCCTCCTGTACCAAACGCAATCTGATACGACGAGTTGGGCAAAAGAGCGGTTGTTGATCCAGGTACGGTCGATGAAGTGGGCGTGTAGGTAAAATAATATTCGCCAACCGCATCGGTCGTAGTCGTTGCAATCACATTCCCATTCTGTAACAAGGCAACATTAACGCCGGGTAAACCAACTTCATCTGGGTCCTGTTCACCATCGTGGTCGCTATCAAGCCAGACCCGGTTACCAACCTGTAAATACGTCGGTAAGTCACAGGCAAGGCCAACCCCACCCAGTCCCGTGGCTTTGCCTAGCGTTCCGCCATCGCCATCTACTGTTCTATACACCACAAATGAACTGGTTGCATTATCCCCGGTCGTATGGGTTCCCGTTGAATTGCTCAGAAAACGTACCCCTCCCGACCAGGACTGGTTATTGAGCGGATCCATGGTCGAAGCGACTACTTCGCCCGAACCTGGTCGGATGGCCAAAGCACCATTGGCATTTTCGGAGTGCACCAAACCTTGTCCCGAATAATAGAAGTCGTCGTTGTAAAACTCACCTCCGCCTGGGCCCTGATTGTTATTTGTACTCGAACCTACGTTTGGCCCTGCCTTACCGCCGTTTTCCAGGATAAATGTGCCATTACTAAAATAAGCCCTAAGCAGATCTCCGCCACTAATATTACTGTAATGCTTTGTATCACCACCATTATCACTAAAATTCTGGAAGCCAAGTTGAAGCCCCGAACGATCTGTGAAACCCAATACCATAGATCCATCAATATCAAACTCAATATTGGCAAGGATAGGCTGCGGATGCATAATGAAATACTCGCCTGTATTAACGACCACAAAATTGGAAAAGGAATCTTCCCAGGGATACCAGCCGCGTATGCTGAAATCCGTACGGTCGGGGGCACCTTTGGGGTAGGTCAGCGGAAAATCAAATATTATCTGGTACGTCCCTCCACTCCCCAGACTGTTACCCGTACCGGGTGTATAGGCATATACAATAGCCCGCAGATCACTCTTGTCTTTACTAGCCGATGCATCGCAAACAGCGCCTACATATACCTTGCCCTGATAGGTTTTTAATCCCCAGATCCGGCGGATACCACTTGTACACACATGATCATCTGGCAACGGGTGAGCAACCCAATCGCTGGGCCCCGGCGTTCCCGAAGCAGGTACTCGAAGCGAATATAATTTCCCATCGTGCAGATTCGTAAACCACAGTAGTGATCCATCTTCGGAAAGGTCCATATCGCCGATACCTACTTTCCCAATGGCGGTAAATGAATCGGGGTCGTGGCTGGCAGCGATGGGTAACCCTTCCAAACCGCGTCCACTGTTCGATGGGATTGTTCCCAAATCAATACCCAGCGTGGTAAGGTCTACATATAAACTTGTATTGGCAGGGCTTAGTGTCGTCGGATTCGACATATCCGTAACATAAACACCACCCAAACCAGCCGGCCCCAGACCCACATGCCTACGTAGCACAGCACTCGTATATAACCGTTTTGTAAACTTACTATACGTAGTGCCCCACAACGACCCAACCTGGCTAGCCGTAGCGAGTTCCTTCATAACACTCATATTCTTATTGCCACGGGAGGAGTACGGAAAAGCAATAAGTGCATCAAGAGTGCCAGACGTAGAACCGTTCGTTAACGGATCTCCATTAACAAAACAAGGTAGCATAATCAGGGGGTCGGTCTGACAGTATTCCTGCGCATTGAGTACACCCAGATCTACCTGACAGTCGGGTGAATTAACAAACTGAACCGTGGTCCGGCCATCCGCTCCGTTTGGAGTCCCACTACCGGCATAGGTTGGTATATCACTAAATTCAATCCGAACCGGATACTCCAACTGTGGAACAGACAGGGTATACTTACCAATCGAGTCGGTCGATGTTGTGTATATGGCTCCCGATTTTGTAATGGCCCGAACCGTAATATCAGGCAATCCAGTGGCTTCTCCACTCTGATGAATACCATCTGCATTAAAGTCCTTGAAAACAGTACCACCCAAACCTAAACAGGTAAGCGGTGGACAGGCTTCAGGCTTCGTGATCGTTTCGGTTACCGAGCAGTTTGTTCCGCCTGCGTTATAGCTAACTGTTACAGCAGCGGGGCTTCCATCGGCATTAACCTGAAACGCAACTACTTGTGGGGTATGTACATCGGCGTTTGAAGTGGTCGAAATATCGCGGGTAGTAAAGGTTTTACTTTCACTCCCTAACTGAACGGTAACTACACCCCCATCAGGAATATTCGACCAGCCAATTTCAGCACTAACAGTTACCTTACTGACTCCGCTGACGGAATAACAACCTGTTTCGCTAAGGTGCAAGGTCAAACCACAGCTATTATCGTCAACGGCTGCGGCTTTGGTAGATGCCTTCTGATTACTCGTTTTCGCGCCAACCGAATAAACTGTCTTATCTATATACCCTCGCAAGCGCTTCGGCTCTATTGTGTTTGTTCGGTCATAGGCTGATGGCGGCACAGCCGTTGTATCCGAATGTAAAAAAAATAGTAGCTGAAGTGAGATAAGAATTAGTAGTCTTAGTAACATTCCGTCTGAGCTAGAAAGTAAATAATAAACCCATCAATAAATAATAAATAATTTACTTATTAAGGTTACTTCTAGTCTACCAATGACTAATTCAACAGTAGATTAATTATTCATGTATCAAAAAATAAAAATAGACTGTTACCTTAAGCACACAAGAAATAACCTACATCCAGTTTGGCAACATTTATACCAGCCACCCATATATAGGCATTATTGATTCTTAAAAATGATAAATAACAGAGGTAGTTTATTAATCGGCCTATAACTAAATAGATAACCTTCATCCACAAAAATCACACCATTTTATCAACTAACTTAACGCTATACTTTAATAATAAAGTTACTTGTAAAGCAATAGTCACGCTTCTTAGTTAAATTAGACACAAAAACAAAGCACTTTATTAGTAACCTAAAACCGATATATATTTGACTACTATTGAAGAAATACAGCGTTTACTCCCCTTTTATTTAGTAAACGTATTAGTGAAAATTTCATTTAAGCTTCGCCCTAACTATGTCACAGACAATACTCTTTACGAATTGACGAACAGCTGCAGCCATCTGCTCAAGCTGGTGTAAATGGTTCCAGTGTACCAACTGGAAAGATTGCTCAATAGCCCCAAAGCTCCGATAAAAATTTCGTACGGATGATTTCTCCGGACTTTCAAAATCAAGTAGCCATGGGGTTGCCTCCTGCCTGCTATCTATATTGTCCTGAATCATCCGATCAATCAGCAGCGTGCGGGCATTGCCTTTTCGGCCAGCTTCCGATGCTGCGTTGAAAAGATAAATAATCCGGCCTCCTTCCTGAACAAATAGGGCCCCCGCTTCGATATGCCCACCACGGACAGCGTATCGAATGTGTCCGCAATTGCGCTGAATCAGTTCACGCGAAAGATTTCTGAGTATGTCATAAGCCCAGGCAGGAACTCCTCCATCTATTAGCCGGGCATGATGTCGCCTGAATAACTCTAGAAGTGGCTCCGGGTCCGACGACTCTACAAATATCCAGTTAGCGGCCTCCGCCCGATGTAAATTCATTTTACGATCGCGTGAATACTGGCTATAGACAGCCTTATAATCAGGTGTCAACCGCAAAACGTGCGTAGATGATTGCCGAACCCTATCGAAACTGCTTAGTTCATGAGTTGGCTGGCGTATACTATAAATTGACCCGTAGCTAAACGAATCGGTCAATAGCTGAAAAAACGGGCGAGCCTCCAGCGTAGCATCCCGACTAAAAACAGCCAGGAACTGGCAGAAAAATGGCTGATGTACTACCCATTTATAAGGGATTCCGGCCACGCATTTCCGTCGCAATGGAACCGGCATAACCGCCTGATACTGGCCCATAGCATCTACCAGGATAATGCCCACCCACAACCATCGGGGCGATGGCAATACAGCATCCAGATACCATGAATACCCATAAATAATCCGCTGTGGAGAGTCCGCAACGCAGGCATCCCAGGCTCGAACGTCGATCTGTTGGCGAGGAATAAGCTGGGGAGTGTTAGACAAGCTGATGCAAGAAGTTACGTGACGCCTTTATAGACGCCAAAGTCCCCGTTTCGTCAGCCCCTTCTCACAAATAAGGATTATTTAAACTGAGATTTCAGTTTTTCGATCATATCGCGGGTTTCAGCATGTTTGGCCACCAAATCACTGATGGTTTGAACGGCATGAATTACCGTACTATGGTCGCGGCCACCAAAATGATACCCAATAGACTTAAGCGACAGATCGGTTTTTTCTTTAGCCAGATACATAGCCACCTGACGTGGATGCACAAGCTCACGCTTCCGGCTTTTCGCTTTCAGGTCGGCAATGGTCACGTTAAAATAATCGGCAACCGCTTCCTGTACCGAGTCGATGGTTACTTCCCGGTCTGAGTCGACAACGATATTGCGTAGCGTCTGCTTGGCTAACTCAAGATCAATATCGCGCCGATTCAGAGAAGCCTGTGCCATCAGCGACACAATAACCCCTTCCAGCTCACGCACATTGGTATTGACACTATGTGCCAGGTACTCAATCACGTTATCGTCGATATAAATACCTTCTGTCTGAAGCTTTTTCTGGATAATAGCAATACGGGTTTCCAGGTCAGGTGTTTGCAAATCGGCCGAAAGCCCCCATTTGAAGCGGGAAAGCAATCGATCTTCCAGCCCATCCAGCGCTCGAGGAGCCCGGTCCGACGTCATGATAATCTGCTTACCGGACTGATGCAGGTGATTAAAGATATGGAAGAAAATCTCCTGGGTTTTTTCTTTCTTCTGCAAGAACTGCACATCGTCGATCACCAGCACATCGACCTGCATGTAGAATGACGTAAAATCACGAATACCATCAGTCCGTACTGCATTCAGAAACTGGTTCGTAAACTTCTCCGACGTAACGTACAGCACAAATTTATTATGGCTGTTATTCTTGATATAATTCCCAATGGCCTGTACCAGATGAGTTTTGCCCAGCCCTACTCCACCATAAATCATCAGCGGATTAAAAGAAGTAACCCCAGGGCGTTCAGCCACTGCGTAACCAGCCGAGCGCGCCAGCCGATTACAGTCGCCCTCCACATAATTCTCGAAGGTATAACTCGGATTCAGGTACGAATCGAGCGTAAGCGAATCAAGGTCTTTAAGCTGGAACGGGCTCTTAAGAATATCGGGGTTGACGTTATCGGGCTTGGCTGTTTGTGGACTTTTGGTAGTAGGCACATTAACCGTTAGCGGTCGATTCTGCTCATTCCCCTTATCGACAATAATCGAATACTCCAACTGACCTGTCGGCCCAATGGCTGTATCGAGCGCCTTACGAAGCGCATGCACGAAATTCTCTTCCAGCCATTCGTAAAAGAACTCGCTGGGCACCTGAATGGTCAGAACATTGCCATTGAGCCGTAAAGGTACAATGGGTTCAAACCAGGTATTAAAACTTTGTTCGGGAACAATTTCCCGAATAACGTTCAGACAGCGATTCCACACCGTCGTTACTTCACGCTGCATGCCTGTCTGAGTGGTTACATTCACGAGAAACTAGTTGTACTACGGTTGATTCCGCAAAAAAAGGAGACAAATATGGAGAAAAAATCTGATCAGACCATGCAGGCGAACGCATGATTTAAGCCGGCTTCGCTCCTCTCTCTGCAATGTTAAGCTAAAATTAAGGGATTCAGCGCGAACGTCAAGGGGGTATCGAAATCCCTTTGAATAATGCAACGAGTCCCTATATCAGCGAGTTAAAAACGCATGTCTTTCCCGAAAAGATAAAAACGTTACTTTTACCAGCGTATCGTCTTAATCGTATTCGATGGACTCTTTTTTTTCATCATCTTTCCCCCCGGCCGACCACTCCGCCTGGCTGGCACAAGTTCGGCGGGAGCTTAAAGACGCTGGCGCCTACGAAAGTCTACGCTGGCATACCGACGAAGGGTTTACGCTGGAACCGTATTATACTGCCGATGATCTGAACCAATTGCCGCTCAGTCTGATTCAGGGCGCCCAGAAGCAGAAACCTGGCTGGATTAATGCACCTGTATACACTGGCTCGGATGAAAAAACGACAAATGTGGTTCTTAAAGACATACTTACCAAAGGAGCCGAAGGCCTGGTTGTTCGGTTATCAGGAAAGCCCGACTTACCGCAATTGCTAAATGGTATCAAGTTGGCCGAAACGCCTGTTTATTTTGAGTTTCAGTCAGAAATTACTTCACAAGAAATTGTCGATGCTATCCAAAGCTTGAAAATCATTGCTCCTTACCAACTCAAAGGAGGTATATTGACCGATACCGGGGAAGCTACCGATGCAATTACGCATTTAACTGCCGATTCTCCACAATTCTATACGGTTGGGGTTAGTACTCACGCTTTTCATAATGCAGGTGCTACAGCCACACAGGAACTGGCGTTCACGCTGGCTTCGCTGGCTGACCGATTCGACCAACTCACCGATGCAGGCTTACCGATTGAACAACTGACTCAAAAACTGATTCTCTCCGTTTCAGTCGGGACCAACTATTTTGTAGAGATAGCCAAATTGCGGGCATTACGAGTGCTCATACAACGTTTTTTACGGTATTATCAGAAAGCGGCTACGACCGATCCAATTCAGATTCATGCCCGAACCTCCACATTTTACGATTCTACGGCAACCATCTACACCAACCTGATACGAGCAACTACCGAAGCGATGGCAGCCATCATCGGTGGGTGCGATGTCCTAAGTATTCACGCATATGATGCCGTTCTGAACCAGCCCAGCGAATTTTCGGAACGAATTGCCCGTAATGTATCGATCCTGTTGAACGAAGAATCACATGTAGGCAAAGTAGCCGATCCGTCAGCCGGATCGTATTACATTGAAAATCTGACGCACCATCTAGCCGAAACGGCCTGGGCGCTTTTTATAACTATAGAAAAGCGTGGTGGTTTGACCAAAGCAATGGCCGATGGCTATATACAGGACGAGCTGGAACGATCGTACCAAACTAAAGTCAAAGCGATTAAAAATGGAAGCGTATTGGTAGGGGTCAACAAATTCCGTTTTGACGAGCCAACGACCCAACCTCATAGCATTCGTACTAAAGGCATGGGAGTAACTGAAAAAAGACTGGCCGAACCTTTTGAGTAAACCATGAGACCCGATTTTACCCATAACCTTCAGGAAGAACCGTCGAGCGTAACACCACAGTCGACGACGAAACCTCAATCTCCACGTTCTGCGTTTTTTACCACGGCCGAAGGGGTCAAGCTTAAGCCCCGGTTCACGGCTATAGATGCCAACACCCAATACGTTTCGTCGTCACAGGCTGGCATTCCCCCTTATCTACGTGGGCCCTATGCCAGTATGTATGTTCGACAACCCTGGACCATCCGGCAGTATGCCGGTTTTTCGACAGCCGAAGAGTCGAATGCATTTTACCGACGGAATCTGGCGGCCGGTCAGAAAGGGTTATCGGTCGCTTTCGATCTGGCTACGCACCGGGGGTACGATTCCGACCACCCGCGCGTTGTAGGCGATGTAGGCAAAGCGGGCGTAGCTATCGATTCGGTCGAGGATATGAAAATTCTCTTCGATCAGATTCCGCTCGATCAGATGTCGGTATCGATGACGATGAACGGGGCCGTTATTCCAATCATGGCCTTTTACATCGTTGCCGCGGAAGAACAGGGCGTTCCACCCGAAAAACTATCAGGCACGATCCAAAACGACATTCTGAAGGAGTTTATGGTGCGGAATACCTACATCTATCCACCTGAACCATCGATGCGCATTGTGGGTGATATTTTTGCCTATACGTCAAAGTATATGCCCAAGTTCAATTCCATCAGCATCAGTGGCTACCACATGCATGAAGCTGGGGCGCCCGCGCATCTGGAATTGGCCTACACACTGGCCGATGGGCTGGAGTATATTCGAACAGGGTTGAAAGCAGGTATGAACATCGACGAGTTTGCTCCCCGGCTGTCGTTCTTCTGGGGGATTGGCATGAACCATTTCATGGAAATTGCTAAACTAAGGGCTGGTCGACTACTCTGGTCGAACATCGTCAATGCATTCGAACCCCAAAACCCAAAATCGCTGGCATTGCGAACGCATTGTCAGACATCTGGCTATAGCCTGACTGAACAGGACCCCTTTAACAACGTCGCCCGGACCACGATCGAAGCCCTGGCAGCTGTACTGGGCGGTACACAGAGCCTGCATACCAACTCGCTGGATGAGGCTATCGCGTTACCCACCGATTTTTCGGCTCGGATTGCCCGAAACACCCAACTCTATATCCAGCATGAAACCAACGTTACGCGAGTTATCGACCCCTGGGGCGGTTCGTACTACCTTGAATTCCTGACCAACGAGCTGGCCGAAAAAGCGTGGCTATTGATTCAGGAAGTGGAGCAGCTTGGTGGTATGACCAAAGCCATCGAGACCGGATTGCCCAAACTTCGGATCGAAGAAGCGGCTGCCCGCAAACAGGCCCGTATCGACTCGGGTAAAGATACGATCGTTGGTGTCAACCGCTATAAATCCAGTTCTGAAACCTCTATCGAACTACTCGATATAGATAACCAAGCTGTTCGCGAAGCGCAGATCAAACGCCTGAACGAATTGAAGGTCAAGCGGGATCCGCAAAACGTAGAGCAGGCTCTGGCAGCTATAACCCGAGCCGCTTTAACCACTTCCAAACCCTCTTCTGAAAAACAGGAAAGCGAAACAAACCTCCTTGCTCTGGCGGTTGAAGCAGCACGGGCGAGGGCTACACTT
This window of the Spirosoma aerolatum genome carries:
- a CDS encoding DUF3108 domain-containing protein, with the protein product MKKLLISIGILSVLSTGFMALNTYRRVVNTSFGPGEHLEYRVHYGFLNAAEAIVDVSPTLYKVNDRPCYRVNVDGRTVGAFDLVTRIRDTWRSYIDTAAILPQKFYTNLQENNYRKEENITFNHETNTVKAEERTEKDVFKVPDNVHDLISGYYFLRTIDFNRIGNGQVLEVPAFYDDTVYNMKVRYRGKAVIKTKQGKINVIKLNPVLPSNKLFKEEESIRIFVSDDANKVPVKVEVDFWVGAMVMDLRQNSGLKQPLKFF
- a CDS encoding GNAT family N-acetyltransferase, producing the protein MSNTPQLIPRQQIDVRAWDACVADSPQRIIYGYSWYLDAVLPSPRWLWVGIILVDAMGQYQAVMPVPLRRKCVAGIPYKWVVHQPFFCQFLAVFSRDATLEARPFFQLLTDSFSYGSIYSIRQPTHELSSFDRVRQSSTHVLRLTPDYKAVYSQYSRDRKMNLHRAEAANWIFVESSDPEPLLELFRRHHARLIDGGVPAWAYDILRNLSRELIQRNCGHIRYAVRGGHIEAGALFVQEGGRIIYLFNAASEAGRKGNARTLLIDRMIQDNIDSRQEATPWLLDFESPEKSSVRNFYRSFGAIEQSFQLVHWNHLHQLEQMAAAVRQFVKSIVCDIVRAKLK
- the dnaA gene encoding chromosomal replication initiator protein DnaA encodes the protein MQREVTTVWNRCLNVIREIVPEQSFNTWFEPIVPLRLNGNVLTIQVPSEFFYEWLEENFVHALRKALDTAIGPTGQLEYSIIVDKGNEQNRPLTVNVPTTKSPQTAKPDNVNPDILKSPFQLKDLDSLTLDSYLNPSYTFENYVEGDCNRLARSAGYAVAERPGVTSFNPLMIYGGVGLGKTHLVQAIGNYIKNNSHNKFVLYVTSEKFTNQFLNAVRTDGIRDFTSFYMQVDVLVIDDVQFLQKKEKTQEIFFHIFNHLHQSGKQIIMTSDRAPRALDGLEDRLLSRFKWGLSADLQTPDLETRIAIIQKKLQTEGIYIDDNVIEYLAHSVNTNVRELEGVIVSLMAQASLNRRDIDLELAKQTLRNIVVDSDREVTIDSVQEAVADYFNVTIADLKAKSRKRELVHPRQVAMYLAKEKTDLSLKSIGYHFGGRDHSTVIHAVQTISDLVAKHAETRDMIEKLKSQFK
- a CDS encoding methylmalonyl-CoA mutase family protein; translated protein: MDSFFSSSFPPADHSAWLAQVRRELKDAGAYESLRWHTDEGFTLEPYYTADDLNQLPLSLIQGAQKQKPGWINAPVYTGSDEKTTNVVLKDILTKGAEGLVVRLSGKPDLPQLLNGIKLAETPVYFEFQSEITSQEIVDAIQSLKIIAPYQLKGGILTDTGEATDAITHLTADSPQFYTVGVSTHAFHNAGATATQELAFTLASLADRFDQLTDAGLPIEQLTQKLILSVSVGTNYFVEIAKLRALRVLIQRFLRYYQKAATTDPIQIHARTSTFYDSTATIYTNLIRATTEAMAAIIGGCDVLSIHAYDAVLNQPSEFSERIARNVSILLNEESHVGKVADPSAGSYYIENLTHHLAETAWALFITIEKRGGLTKAMADGYIQDELERSYQTKVKAIKNGSVLVGVNKFRFDEPTTQPHSIRTKGMGVTEKRLAEPFE
- a CDS encoding SdrD B-like domain-containing protein, which produces MPPSAYDRTNTIEPKRLRGYIDKTVYSVGAKTSNQKASTKAAAVDDNSCGLTLHLSETGCYSVSGVSKVTVSAEIGWSNIPDGGVVTVQLGSESKTFTTRDISTTSNADVHTPQVVAFQVNADGSPAAVTVSYNAGGTNCSVTETITKPEACPPLTCLGLGGTVFKDFNADGIHQSGEATGLPDITVRAITKSGAIYTTSTDSIGKYTLSVPQLEYPVRIEFSDIPTYAGSGTPNGADGRTTVQFVNSPDCQVDLGVLNAQEYCQTDPLIMLPCFVNGDPLTNGSTSGTLDALIAFPYSSRGNKNMSVMKELATASQVGSLWGTTYSKFTKRLYTSAVLRRHVGLGPAGLGGVYVTDMSNPTTLSPANTSLYVDLTTLGIDLGTIPSNSGRGLEGLPIAASHDPDSFTAIGKVGIGDMDLSEDGSLLWFTNLHDGKLYSLRVPASGTPGPSDWVAHPLPDDHVCTSGIRRIWGLKTYQGKVYVGAVCDASASKDKSDLRAIVYAYTPGTGNSLGSGGTYQIIFDFPLTYPKGAPDRTDFSIRGWYPWEDSFSNFVVVNTGEYFIMHPQPILANIEFDIDGSMVLGFTDRSGLQLGFQNFSDNGGDTKHYSNISGGDLLRAYFSNGTFILENGGKAGPNVGSSTNNNQGPGGGEFYNDDFYYSGQGLVHSENANGALAIRPGSGEVVASTMDPLNNQSWSGGVRFLSNSTGTHTTGDNATSSFVVYRTVDGDGGTLGKATGLGGVGLACDLPTYLQVGNRVWLDSDHDGEQDPDEVGLPGVNVALLQNGNVIATTTTDAVGEYYFTYTPTSSTVPGSTTALLPNSSYQIAFGTGGQFVDTLLTAGGGRYHLTVANAAGGNRNDLNDSDAQITPFASFTAPTISITTSYSGTVDHSFDVGFYCLPTSIASVSVTAATCPVSSITANSDAQIIVSGIINGDKTFLYTTAIPPAYTAVGNSRTVVSGSVSYTGLANPVSSSGTSYSVIVYNGPYCYEIVPAFLPYNNCIPTIGLAVTPGTCNTLTNEYTLTGIMSLSNSITDTAILTDGNVTTNVPITVGDISVPFSLSGFSSGSGPHSLSASYAGQVFSLTYTPPSSCTVAADVQVTFAVVCAGQPATLTASGCATGQINWSAGTTPDSGTSVTVSTAGLINITSPTVLTYTATCTIGNSVTSAVASVTVNPQPTATLNSATICNGQSASLTATGGTSYTLLPNNVVNSTGEFTVSPTTQASYTVIVGNASGCIASATGTVTVNSLPVATLSSVTLCSGQTISLTATGGSSYTLLPDNTVNTTGMFAITPVGNTVYTAVVGTSSGCTATAEGTVTVNPLPTIGNIYSNCSGPGSYTIVLDNISNTTVGPLTYELVQGSSFDAGVAVTSGKTLLPVNGILSPIQSPGIYWIRVYNETDCYAETSVDIQACECPTGTCVPILIKIAKRPSR
- the scpA gene encoding methylmalonyl-CoA mutase → MRPDFTHNLQEEPSSVTPQSTTKPQSPRSAFFTTAEGVKLKPRFTAIDANTQYVSSSQAGIPPYLRGPYASMYVRQPWTIRQYAGFSTAEESNAFYRRNLAAGQKGLSVAFDLATHRGYDSDHPRVVGDVGKAGVAIDSVEDMKILFDQIPLDQMSVSMTMNGAVIPIMAFYIVAAEEQGVPPEKLSGTIQNDILKEFMVRNTYIYPPEPSMRIVGDIFAYTSKYMPKFNSISISGYHMHEAGAPAHLELAYTLADGLEYIRTGLKAGMNIDEFAPRLSFFWGIGMNHFMEIAKLRAGRLLWSNIVNAFEPQNPKSLALRTHCQTSGYSLTEQDPFNNVARTTIEALAAVLGGTQSLHTNSLDEAIALPTDFSARIARNTQLYIQHETNVTRVIDPWGGSYYLEFLTNELAEKAWLLIQEVEQLGGMTKAIETGLPKLRIEEAAARKQARIDSGKDTIVGVNRYKSSSETSIELLDIDNQAVREAQIKRLNELKVKRDPQNVEQALAAITRAALTTSKPSSEKQESETNLLALAVEAARARATLGEISDAMEKAFGRHKATIRAVSGVYSAEVSDDENFRLARQMSDQFAELDGRRPRILVAKMGQDGHDRGAKVIATSFADLGFDVDMGPLFQTPAEVARQAAENDVHIVGVSSLAAGHKTLIPQLIEELRKIGRDDILVIAGGVIPAQDYQFLYEAGVKGIFGPGTVISVAAQKILAELMTE